DNA from Gephyromycinifex aptenodytis:
GCGCGGAAGAAATGATCCGCGAGCACACCATCGCCCGCGACATCTGGCTCAAAGCCGGGGAGCAGGGTCTGTTCGGTCTCTGCGTGCCCGAGGAGTACGGCGGTGCGGGCGTGGACGATTACCGCTTCAACGCGGTCTTCGCCGAGGAGATCGCCGGTTTCACCGCAGCAGTCTCATCCTGTTTCGGTATCCACGCCGACATCACTGCGCCCTACCTCGTCCACTTGGGCACCGAGGAGCAGAAGCAGCGCTGGCTACCCGGCGTGGTCGCGGGCGAGAAGATCCTGTCCATCGGCATGACCGAGCCCTCGGGTGGCTCCGACCTGGCGGCGCTGAAATCCACCGCTGTTCGCGCCGACGACGGCTCCGGGGATTGGATCCTCAACGGTTCCAAGACCTTCATCACCAACGGCTACCAGTGCGACCTGGCCGTCGTGGCCGCTCGTACCGATCCCACCAAGGGCGCCAAGGGCATCTCGCTGTTCGTCCTGGAGAAGGAGATGGCCGGATTCACCAAGGGCCAGCCCTTGGACAAGGTCGGCCAGGTCGAATCAGATACCTCCGAGCTGTTCTTCGACAACGTGCGGGTGCCTGCCGATCACCTTCTTGGAGACGAAGGCATGGGCTTCATCGCGATGATGCAGCACCTGCCGCAGGAGCGAATCGGCAACGCCATCGCCAACATCGCCAACGCCAAGCAGATCCTCATCGAGACGATCCAATACACCAAGGACCGCAAGGCCTTCGGGCAGCCCATCGGTTCCTTCCAGCACAACAAGTTCAAGATCGCGGAGATGGTGACCGCGGTCGAAGTGGCGCAGGCCTACATCGACGACTGCGTCATCGCGCACACCGAGGGCAAGCTCACCCCGGTCGACGCGGCGAAAGCCAAGTGGTGGGCCGCCCAGGTGCAGTGCGATGTACTCGACGAGTGCGTTCAGTTGTACGGCGGCTACGGCTACATGAACGAGTACCGGGTCGCCCGCGCCTGGCGTGACGCGCGCGTACACAAGATCTGGGCCGGCACCAACGAGATCATGAAGGAACTCATCGGACGGGACCTCGGCCTGTGAACCCCCGCCTGCAGGGCAGCACCGCACTGATCACCGGCGCCAGCCGCGGCATCGGGCTGGACATCGCCCGCCGCCTGGTCGAAGAGGGTGCGCGGGTCGTGCTGACGGCACGCAACCCTGAGCCGCTGGCCGAAGCCGTGGCCGGGCTGGGCGGGGAAGACGTAGCCATCGGCGTCGCCGGAAAATCCGACGACG
Protein-coding regions in this window:
- a CDS encoding acyl-CoA dehydrogenase family protein; translated protein: MPRNIYSEDHESFRQSCREFVDRTLAPRAEEMIREHTIARDIWLKAGEQGLFGLCVPEEYGGAGVDDYRFNAVFAEEIAGFTAAVSSCFGIHADITAPYLVHLGTEEQKQRWLPGVVAGEKILSIGMTEPSGGSDLAALKSTAVRADDGSGDWILNGSKTFITNGYQCDLAVVAARTDPTKGAKGISLFVLEKEMAGFTKGQPLDKVGQVESDTSELFFDNVRVPADHLLGDEGMGFIAMMQHLPQERIGNAIANIANAKQILIETIQYTKDRKAFGQPIGSFQHNKFKIAEMVTAVEVAQAYIDDCVIAHTEGKLTPVDAAKAKWWAAQVQCDVLDECVQLYGGYGYMNEYRVARAWRDARVHKIWAGTNEIMKELIGRDLGL